In Alkalihalobacterium alkalinitrilicum, a genomic segment contains:
- a CDS encoding phosphotransferase family protein, with product MSKQNRKVTVEAEAEINWEALETLIHSDIYGLETEPMHVTQFTEGYSNLTFLLKIGNWEGVMRRPPFGKIPERAHDVEREFRILEKINPEFPLAPKPYLYKDQSEIMDKHFYIMEKKTGIVLDDNIPSFYENSPNLRHKISESVVDTLVQLHSVDYQKVGLDSLGKPDGYLERQVHGWIKRYHASQTDEIEIVNKIEKWLTTNIPASPKPTIVHNDYKLNNMMLSLSDPGKVIALFDWELCTVGDPLTDLGAAICYWKDENDPFTTINSVTSLGGFISRKEFMEMYAKKSGRDLSNFNFYLALAYFKTAVILQQIYYRWKNGHLQDDRIINLDISIKNLLNSSYESIHTKVI from the coding sequence TTGTCTAAGCAAAATCGGAAGGTTACGGTGGAAGCAGAAGCGGAAATAAATTGGGAGGCTTTAGAAACACTTATTCATTCAGATATTTACGGACTGGAAACAGAACCAATGCATGTCACTCAATTTACAGAAGGATATTCTAATTTGACATTTCTACTAAAAATCGGAAATTGGGAAGGGGTTATGAGAAGACCCCCATTTGGTAAAATTCCAGAAAGAGCTCATGATGTCGAAAGAGAATTTCGTATTTTAGAAAAAATTAATCCTGAATTTCCATTAGCACCTAAGCCTTATCTCTATAAAGATCAAAGTGAAATTATGGATAAGCATTTTTATATCATGGAGAAAAAAACGGGGATCGTACTAGATGACAACATTCCTAGCTTTTATGAAAATTCACCTAACCTTAGACATAAGATCTCTGAATCAGTCGTTGATACATTGGTTCAACTCCATAGTGTTGATTATCAAAAAGTTGGCTTGGATTCACTAGGGAAACCGGATGGATATTTAGAAAGACAGGTTCATGGTTGGATTAAACGGTATCATGCGAGTCAAACCGATGAAATTGAGATTGTTAATAAAATCGAAAAATGGCTGACAACTAATATTCCAGCTTCTCCAAAACCTACAATCGTACACAACGATTATAAGCTTAATAATATGATGCTGTCTTTATCTGATCCTGGAAAAGTGATTGCCTTATTTGATTGGGAGCTATGTACGGTAGGTGATCCACTTACAGATCTCGGTGCTGCCATTTGTTATTGGAAAGATGAAAATGATCCGTTTACTACTATTAATTCAGTAACATCATTAGGGGGCTTTATTAGTAGAAAAGAATTTATGGAAATGTACGCTAAGAAAAGTGGTCGAGATTTATCCAACTTTAATTTCTACCTAGCTTTAGCCTATTTTAAAACGGCAGTAATTCTGCAACAAATATATTATCGATGGAAAAATGGACATCTTCAAGATGATCGAATAATTAATTTAGATATCAGCATTAAAAACCTACTAAATTCTTCGTATGAGTCGATTCATACAAAAGTAATATAG
- a CDS encoding CBO0543 family protein, translating to MEKVLDKEQLESYEKIKSMQEQLSQLQVEYWHSYSNLETVQFWVIFLLFFVAPLVALYFLIDRKKIFLIGFYGFNIHVWFSYIDIWGYKNGLWGYPFELIPFLPGNLSLDAALIPVLFMLVYQWTLNNNKNFYLYTFGLSVFLSFVFKPLLTLHHYFELHKGVNFFHLLLAYCVIFLISKMITNIFIKMKK from the coding sequence ATGGAAAAAGTATTAGATAAAGAACAATTAGAGTCTTACGAAAAAATAAAATCAATGCAAGAACAATTAAGTCAATTACAAGTAGAATATTGGCACTCGTATTCTAATCTAGAGACAGTACAGTTTTGGGTAATTTTTTTATTGTTTTTTGTTGCACCATTAGTCGCTCTCTACTTTTTAATTGATAGGAAAAAAATATTTCTTATCGGATTTTATGGCTTTAATATTCACGTTTGGTTTAGTTATATAGATATATGGGGTTACAAAAACGGTTTATGGGGATACCCTTTTGAACTGATTCCTTTTCTCCCAGGTAATTTATCATTAGATGCAGCACTTATCCCAGTCTTATTTATGTTAGTTTATCAGTGGACGTTAAATAATAACAAAAATTTTTATCTATACACCTTTGGATTATCAGTATTCTTATCCTTCGTATTCAAACCATTATTAACATTGCATCATTATTTTGAACTACATAAGGGTGTTAATTTTTTTCATTTATTATTAGCCTATTGTGTGATATTTCTCATCTCAAAAATGATCACAAACATATTTATTAAGATGAAAAAATAG
- a CDS encoding Rrf2 family transcriptional regulator yields MSISSRFAVGVHILSLIEVNKDGVNSSEFLAGSINTNPALIRKIIGMLKKAGLVEVHPGIAGSKLARNLSEITLLDVYKAVNVVQDNELFSVHDNPNPNCLVGNNIQGAILPVLSAAQLAMEKVLENVTIEDIVQDILNKDPLK; encoded by the coding sequence ATGTCCATCAGCAGTCGTTTTGCTGTAGGAGTTCATATATTATCTCTTATAGAAGTTAATAAAGACGGGGTCAATTCATCGGAGTTTTTAGCAGGAAGTATAAATACTAATCCTGCCCTAATTCGAAAAATTATTGGCATGTTAAAGAAAGCTGGGTTAGTAGAAGTACATCCAGGTATTGCTGGCTCTAAGCTAGCTAGAAATTTAAGTGAAATTACATTGCTGGACGTATATAAGGCGGTAAATGTAGTTCAGGATAATGAATTGTTTAGTGTACACGACAACCCCAATCCCAATTGTCTTGTAGGCAATAATATTCAAGGTGCTATTCTTCCAGTGTTATCAGCTGCTCAATTAGCAATGGAAAAAGTGCTCGAAAATGTAACTATAGAAGACATTGTTCAAGATATACTAAATAAAGACCCATTAAAATGA
- a CDS encoding SDR family oxidoreductase, giving the protein MKMLVTGATGKLGSKVVESLLLKNVPADQLVVSVRNPEKAEGLRARGVEVRHGDFDQPETLDAAFAGIDRLLMISADGENEKRIQQHKNAVAAAERAQVQFIAYTSVANAIETTMFLAPPHRATEEVIMKTGIPYSFLRNNWYMENELSGIQAAMAGAPWVTSAENGKVGWALQQDYAVAAAEVLSGKGHENTIYELSGKLMTQDELVAAIGTALSKEVPVQKVDDSTYADIMKAANLPEFIIPFLVNIQKAIREGALEIESNDFEKLLGRPATPIADALRVIVGEIS; this is encoded by the coding sequence ATGAAAATGTTAGTCACAGGAGCTACAGGAAAGTTAGGTTCGAAAGTTGTAGAGTCGTTGTTATTAAAAAATGTACCAGCGGATCAGCTGGTTGTTAGTGTTAGAAATCCTGAAAAAGCTGAAGGTCTTCGAGCTCGTGGAGTTGAAGTGCGCCATGGAGATTTTGATCAACCTGAAACATTGGACGCGGCTTTTGCAGGTATTGACCGATTATTAATGATTTCGGCGGATGGCGAGAATGAAAAAAGAATTCAACAGCACAAAAATGCGGTTGCTGCAGCAGAGCGTGCTCAAGTTCAATTCATTGCTTACACTAGTGTAGCCAATGCAATTGAAACGACGATGTTTCTGGCTCCACCACACCGTGCTACGGAAGAAGTGATCATGAAAACTGGAATTCCTTACTCTTTTTTAAGAAATAACTGGTACATGGAGAATGAATTATCAGGCATACAAGCTGCAATGGCTGGCGCACCTTGGGTCACATCTGCGGAAAATGGTAAAGTAGGCTGGGCATTACAACAAGATTATGCAGTGGCAGCTGCAGAAGTGTTGTCAGGGAAGGGGCATGAGAACACGATCTATGAACTTTCAGGTAAACTAATGACTCAAGATGAATTAGTAGCAGCTATCGGCACAGCACTGAGTAAAGAAGTACCTGTCCAAAAAGTGGATGACAGTACCTATGCTGACATTATGAAAGCTGCGAATTTACCAGAATTCATTATTCCATTTCTCGTAAATATCCAAAAAGCAATTCGAGAAGGTGCATTAGAAATTGAGAGTAATGATTTTGAAAAGCTTCTTGGTCGTCCAGCCACACCAATTGCCGACGCACTAAGAGTAATAGTTGGCGAAATCTCTTAA